Within the Dehalococcoidia bacterium genome, the region GGTGTGCGGGAATTTCTGTTCCGACCCGAACCCGCCGAAGACCGGATCGTACGCATCGAGCGCCGAGTTGAGCGTGTCCCGCAGGATCTGGTCGGAGAGCGCGCCCTCCGCTTCGCCGTCGGAGTGCATCGCGCGCGCGCGGTTCAGCGTCAACTCGGCGATCTTCTGTTCGATCGATTCCTTGTTGTCTTTGTAGTAGGTGCTCACCTGGTTGAGCACGTCGCGCATCTGGTCAGCCGGGACGTACGTCATGCCGGCCATCACTTCGCCGGTCGGTGTCAGGAACGCCGTCGTCGGCCAGCCGCCCATGTTGTAGCGCGCGTTGATATCGGGCCGCACGTCGTTATCGACGCGCACCGCGACGAAACGGTCGTTGATGAGTTGAATAACGTCGCTGTCCGAATAGGTTGTCTCGTCCATCACGTGGCACCAGTGGCACCACACGGCGGAGATGCCGAGGAGCAGCGGCTTGTCCTCGCGCTGCGCCCGGTCGAAGGCGTCACTGCTCCACTCGTTCCAGGCGATCTCGCTGGCGCGATTCGGGCGTGGAGAGAAGTGGAAGGCGGAGTCGGTCATGCGGGCGGTGCCCCTCCGTGAATCGTCAGACGATCCAGAGTAGCAAGCCCATCGCCTCCGCTCCTACGCGAAGGCGACGAGGGCGCCTCGACCGAAAGGGATCCGCTACCTGGCGTAGGTCTTTGCGCCGCTGATACGTTCGAACACGCTTGGCCTATTGCGCCTGCGCCGCCGGCGGGTTGCGATTCTCGCCGGTCAGGTCACAGGTGCGACGCCGTTCTTCCGCCCCGGCACGAACCAGACGTGCATCATCTCGACGGTTTCGCCGTACAGGTAGCCCTCCGCGCACGTCGCCCCGTGGTCGACGGGCACCACATCGCGCATCTCGCGATTCGTACACGTCGCGTGCGTATGCCAGGACGTGACGGCGCCGCATGGCTGAGGCCCGCTTTGCCCGCGCGGCATCGTGAACATCACGCCGATCAGCACCTTCTCGGCAGTCTCCCTGTTCGTGTAGTAGATCAGCGTCTCCGGGTTCGCCAGGTCCATGCTCTTCCCATCGAGCCGATACGTCCGGTTTCCGTAATGGGTGGCTTCCGGCTTCGCGGGATTGCTTCGATATCCCTCCGCCGCGGCGACGTTGAAGTCCGCGAAGCGCGCCGTCGCTTCCTGCGTGCGATGTACGAGGTCGTTGCCGCAGGCGATCTCCTCGGCCGTTGCATTGAGGGCGCTGTGCCGGTGGCTCCCGTTCGCGGCCTCGCGCGCCGGCGACGCCCCCGGCATCGACTCGTCGTGCGCGTGTGTGCCGTCCATGTGCGCTGCATCCGCATCCGACGCCGATGCAGCGTCAGCGTGGGTGTGCACGGGCGTCGCCGGACCGGCTGACGCGCCGGCCGAGAGTTGCTGCGCGCTCGCTGCGTCGATGGACTCACCATCCGTATGCGTCATTCCGCCGTCATGCACGTGAGCGACGCTCTCCTCTGCGTCTCCGTGCTCGTGCCCGCTCGCCGACACGCTCAGCGCGAACACCACGGCGCCAATCGAGGCCAACGCTGAAGCGCGCATCGATAGCGCTCGGACGTACGGCTTGCCCAGCATCCCCTCCGGCCGTGCCATGCCCCATGCGATGTGCAACGCCGAGAGAATCCCTCCGCAGGTGAGCAATACCCCGAGCCCAAGCAACGCATGCCCCGGGTTGCTCAGCGTGAAGATGCCCTCGCGTTGGGCCAATGACGGATCTTCGGCGTGCAGCCAGGCGTCGATGCTGAGGCCGGCGAGCAGCAGCGCGATCCCCACGGCCCCGGCGATGAGCGAGATCAGCAGTCGTTTCATGGCAGCCCTCCTCTGCGCGTCCTGTCGCATCCAGCATCGCGTGAGGCGGCCGGGGTATGACGTGCAAGGCGTAACCGCTGCGTAAACTCTGCGGCAATTCTGGCTGACGGCGCTACCAGCCCGCCGCGCCGCCTTCGCCTCGCGAGTCGGAGCCGCCGATGAACGCGCCTGACTCGCCGTCGATGACGATCGCCTGCGGGCGCCCCGTACCGTTGCCGCGCTTTGCGACGAGTCGGACGTCGTGGCCCCGGCGCGCCAGTTCTTTCGACGTGTGCTCCGGCATGTCGTCTTCGATCAGCAGGCCGTCCGGCGTATCGCCCCAGCGCGCCGCGTCGACCGCTGCCTGCGGATCGAGCGCGAAGTCGAGCACGCCCGTGATCACCTGTAAGTTCGTCTGTACCTGGAAGTCCGCACCCGGCGTGTTGCCGATGAGGTAGGGACGCCCGTCGCGGAACACCATGTACGTGTTGAGCGTGTGCATCGTGCGCTTGCCGGGCGCCAGCGCGTTCGGGTGCGCTGGATCGAGCGAGAAGCCGCACATCCGGTTGTTCATGATGATTCCCAGTTCCGGCAGGCAGATCGCCGACCCGAACGGCGCGTACACGCTCTGGATGAACGAACAGCAGTTGCCAGCCGCGTCGGCAACCACGAACGACGTCGTGTCCGATGACGCTGCCGCGATCGCGGACGCACGCGCGCGTTCGGGATCGATCTCGCCGCGGCGCGACGCCGCGTGTTCCTTCGTCAGCAGCCTCATCGCGTCGAAGTCGACGAACGACGGGTCGCCGGCGAAGCGCTGCCGGTCCTCGAACGCCAGTTTCTTCGCTTCGACCATGTGATGTATCGCATCGCCGGACAGGTGCCCCCACCCCGCCACGTCGTAGCCCTCGATGATGTTCAGTTCTTCGAGCAGGATCAGCCCCTGCGAGTTCGGCGGCGTCTCGTACACCGTGTAGCCACGATAGTCCACGTACAGCGGCTCAGCGACGTCCGCGCTATGCGAACGCAGGTCCTCGGCGGTAACGTAGCCACCGGTTGCCTGTACGCCTTCGGCGATCTGCTGCGCGATCGCGCCCTCGTAGAACGCCGCGCGGCCGCCATGCGCCACGGCGTCGAGCGTCGCAGCCAGCGCCGGTTGACGCAGCACTTGTCCCGTGCGCGGCGGCGCGCCGTCGATATACAGCGACTGCGCGAGCCCCGTGTATTTCGTGAACATGCCCTGTGTACCCGCCAGCAGCAATTCGAGTTCGCGCGACACCGCGAAGCCCTCCCGCGCGTAGCCGATGGCGGGAGCGAGCGCGTCGGCCATCGGCATGCTGCACCAGCGGTCGCGGAACACCTGCCACGCATCGACGAGCCCCGGGATCGCGATCGTCTTGCCGCCGCGCGGCGGCATGCCGTCGGCATAGGCGGCGAGCGACGTTGCCATGGGCGCCTTGCCGCCCGAGCAGATCGCCGTGACGCGCCCTTCACGCTTCGGATACGCGAGGATGTAGGCGTCCCCGCCCAGATGGCTGCGGCCGGGCTTCACGACCGGCAGCACCGCTGACATCGCGAGCGCTGCGTCGAACGCGTTGCCGCCGCGCCGCAGCACGGCGACGCCCGTCTGCGATACGAGCGGATGCTCCGACGCCACCATGCCGTGCATGCCAGCGACGGGCCCGCGTGCCTGCAACCGATCGACATCAGGCATGGTCAGTCTCCCTCACTTTTGTTGCGCTGAGCAGCGCGAATGACGACCGGGACGGCCGCCCGCCGCGTTCCAGCGCTGGCCGTGCGTGCTTCTCGAACAGCACGAACTCTTCCGGCGAGAAGATGTCATGCAGCATTTCGCCTATCGCGGGAATATTCGGATTTCCCGACGTGTTCAGCCATGTGTCCCAGGTCACCGTCTCCGACGGCAACACATAGACGTGGGTCGCCAGATGCACTGTGCGGAAGCCGGCGTCCTCGGCGTGCCGCAACAGGTCGTACTCGTCGAAGTTCATCATCGGATCGCTGTCCAGCGGCTGTATCGCGCGAAAGTGCTCGCCGATGCGACGCCACAGGTGCGCGATCTCGAGCTGTTCCGACGTCAGCGTGTCTCGCTCGGCATCGTACGTGGCGTTGAAGCGATTGATCGGCTCCCAGAGCGAGATTCGACCGCCCGGGCGCAGCACGCGGTAAAACTCTCGAAACGCACGTTCCTTGTCGCGCACGTAGATCAGCACAGAGCGCGTGGTCACCACTTCGACGCTTTCGTCGTGAAACGCGGCAAGATCATCCGCGGAAGCGTTCACGAACTCGCACCGGTCGAGCACGTCCAGTTCGCGCGCGAGTGCGCGGCACCGGTCGAGCAGTGGCTCGGAGATGTCGCTGAAGATGACCTTCCCGCGTTCGCCGGCGCGGTCCAGCGCGCCGAACGCCACCAGACCGTCGCCGCAGCCGATGTCGAGGACGGTCTCCCCCGCCGCGACCTTCGCTTCATCCAAAATGCTGTCGCGGACCCGGTACAGCATGCGCATGCCGCGCTCGGCCGCTTCTGCGTCGCCGCCGAAGCGCTTCTCGAGCAGCCATGCGGACCACTTGTCGGCTGTCGTTATCATCGTCAGGTCGCCGCTTCCGTCAGCGCGTCGCGCGCCATCTCGACGACCTTGCGTTCGCTGGGGAACGCGAGCATGTGCATCGCGTCGTCGAGCGGCACGAAGCGCGCCTCCTGCACCTCGTGGTCGTGGGCTGCCGTCGAACCGCGCACATAGCGCAGGAGAAAGAAGTGCACGAACTTGTGGACCCGGACGGGCTCTCCAGGCTCATAGTTCGACCGATACCAGTACTCGATCGTATCGAGCGGCACCACTATCTCCGCTTCGATGCCGGCTTCCTCGCGCACTTCGCGGATTGCCGTCTGCTCCTTCGCCTCGCCGTCCTCGACCCAGCCCTTGGGCAATTGCCACCGCCCCTCGTGCGTGAGAATCAATGCGACGTCGAAGCCTGCGCCTTCGCCCGCGCGGAAGACGACGCCGCCCGCC harbors:
- the ggt gene encoding gamma-glutamyltransferase, with amino-acid sequence MPDVDRLQARGPVAGMHGMVASEHPLVSQTGVAVLRRGGNAFDAALAMSAVLPVVKPGRSHLGGDAYILAYPKREGRVTAICSGGKAPMATSLAAYADGMPPRGGKTIAIPGLVDAWQVFRDRWCSMPMADALAPAIGYAREGFAVSRELELLLAGTQGMFTKYTGLAQSLYIDGAPPRTGQVLRQPALAATLDAVAHGGRAAFYEGAIAQQIAEGVQATGGYVTAEDLRSHSADVAEPLYVDYRGYTVYETPPNSQGLILLEELNIIEGYDVAGWGHLSGDAIHHMVEAKKLAFEDRQRFAGDPSFVDFDAMRLLTKEHAASRRGEIDPERARASAIAAASSDTTSFVVADAAGNCCSFIQSVYAPFGSAICLPELGIIMNNRMCGFSLDPAHPNALAPGKRTMHTLNTYMVFRDGRPYLIGNTPGADFQVQTNLQVITGVLDFALDPQAAVDAARWGDTPDGLLIEDDMPEHTSKELARRGHDVRLVAKRGNGTGRPQAIVIDGESGAFIGGSDSRGEGGAAGW
- a CDS encoding class I SAM-dependent methyltransferase, which codes for MITTADKWSAWLLEKRFGGDAEAAERGMRMLYRVRDSILDEAKVAAGETVLDIGCGDGLVAFGALDRAGERGKVIFSDISEPLLDRCRALARELDVLDRCEFVNASADDLAAFHDESVEVVTTRSVLIYVRDKERAFREFYRVLRPGGRISLWEPINRFNATYDAERDTLTSEQLEIAHLWRRIGEHFRAIQPLDSDPMMNFDEYDLLRHAEDAGFRTVHLATHVYVLPSETVTWDTWLNTSGNPNIPAIGEMLHDIFSPEEFVLFEKHARPALERGGRPSRSSFALLSATKVRETDHA
- a CDS encoding NUDIX hydrolase, whose protein sequence is MKTRNEISAGGVVFRAGEGAGFDVALILTHEGRWQLPKGWVEDGEAKEQTAIREVREEAGIEAEIVVPLDTIEYWYRSNYEPGEPVRVHKFVHFFLLRYVRGSTAAHDHEVQEARFVPLDDAMHMLAFPSERKVVEMARDALTEAAT